Proteins encoded together in one Sulfuricaulis sp. window:
- the proB gene encoding glutamate 5-kinase — protein MNMDINLRDSLKSKRRIVVKIGSALLTRDGQGLNSDGIHDWAAQISQLRGRGIEVVLVSSGAVAAGMQRLGRRTRPHALHELQAIAAVGQMNLVQVYESAFQRHGLHTAQVLLTHDDLTNRKRYLNSRTTLRTLVGLGVIPVINENDTVATEEIRFGDNDTLAALVANLIEADLLLILTDQRGLYDRDPRQDPDAKLLAEGKAGDAQLLSMAGGSGVLGRGGMRSKLLAAEKAARSGASTVIASGRDANVITRVLAGEAIGTHLLAAQGRVAARKQWLAGQASAAGKLRLDAGAVKVIRDGGKSLLPVGVKAVEGSFTRGEIVSCFDPEGHEVARGLVNYSSEEAERIIGQASDKIESILGYIDEPELIHRDNMVVL, from the coding sequence ATGAATATGGACATTAATCTGCGCGACTCGCTCAAAAGCAAGCGCCGAATCGTCGTGAAAATCGGCAGTGCGCTGCTGACGCGTGACGGTCAGGGTCTGAACAGCGACGGTATTCATGACTGGGCGGCGCAGATCTCGCAGCTGCGAGGTCGCGGCATCGAAGTGGTGCTGGTCAGTTCCGGGGCCGTGGCCGCCGGCATGCAGCGTCTGGGCCGCCGTACGCGTCCGCACGCGCTGCATGAACTGCAGGCCATCGCGGCGGTGGGGCAGATGAATCTGGTTCAGGTTTATGAATCCGCCTTTCAGCGTCATGGCCTGCATACAGCCCAGGTATTGCTGACCCACGATGACCTGACCAACCGCAAGCGCTATCTCAACAGTCGCACCACCCTGCGAACCCTGGTCGGCCTGGGTGTCATTCCCGTCATCAATGAAAATGACACCGTGGCCACGGAGGAAATCCGATTTGGTGACAACGACACCCTGGCGGCGCTGGTGGCCAATCTGATCGAAGCGGATTTATTGCTGATCCTCACCGATCAGCGCGGTTTGTATGACCGGGACCCACGTCAGGACCCGGATGCCAAGCTGTTGGCCGAGGGCAAGGCCGGCGATGCGCAATTACTTTCCATGGCAGGCGGTTCGGGCGTGCTCGGACGTGGCGGCATGCGCTCCAAATTGCTGGCAGCAGAAAAAGCGGCGCGCTCGGGCGCTTCAACGGTGATTGCCTCCGGGCGGGATGCGAATGTCATTACGCGTGTTCTGGCTGGAGAGGCTATCGGAACGCATCTGCTCGCGGCACAGGGCCGCGTGGCTGCACGTAAACAGTGGCTCGCGGGCCAGGCAAGCGCCGCGGGTAAACTCAGGCTCGATGCCGGTGCCGTCAAGGTTATCCGCGATGGCGGCAAAAGTTTATTGCCTGTGGGCGTTAAGGCTGTAGAGGGAAGTTTCACGCGCGGCGAAATTGTTTCCTGTTTTGACCCCGAAGGCCATGAGGTGGCGCGCGGACTGGTGAATTACAGTTCGGAAGAGGCCGAGCGTATCATCGGTCAGGCGAGCGACAAGATTGAATCCATCCTTGGGTATATTGATGAACCGGAGCTGATCCACCGGGATAACATGGTCGTGCTGTAA
- the ispB gene encoding octaprenyl diphosphate synthase: MDYEAIKALVRDDLRAVDREIEARLQSDVALINQMGSYIVQSGGKRLRPVLVLLGSRAFGYTGNAHIRLAAIIEFIHTATLLHDDVVDASELRRGHTTANTIWGNEASVLVGDFLYSRAFEMMVEVGSMRVMEILAHTTNTIAKGEVMQLLNCHDPETTEERYIEVIRNKTAKLFQAAAQLSAVVSEQNPQIEHDMAAYGMHLGTAFQLVDDALDYGRDNHDLGKNIGDDLAEGKPTLPLIYTLRQGDNRQRELIRAAIEEGGLAQMEEVMDAIESTGSITYTARRAEDEAARATAALTAIPDSPYKQALLDLAQFSVHRTY, from the coding sequence ATGGATTACGAAGCCATTAAGGCGCTGGTGCGGGACGATCTTCGGGCCGTCGACCGCGAGATTGAAGCCCGGCTCCAGTCCGACGTCGCCCTGATCAACCAGATGGGCTCCTATATCGTCCAAAGCGGCGGCAAGCGCCTGCGGCCTGTTCTGGTTCTGTTGGGCAGCCGGGCCTTCGGGTACACGGGCAACGCCCATATTCGCCTGGCCGCCATCATCGAATTCATTCATACCGCTACCCTTCTGCACGATGATGTGGTGGATGCCTCGGAATTGCGCCGTGGCCATACCACGGCCAACACCATCTGGGGCAACGAGGCCAGCGTGCTGGTCGGCGATTTCCTGTACTCGCGCGCCTTCGAAATGATGGTCGAAGTCGGCAGCATGCGCGTGATGGAAATCCTGGCCCACACCACCAACACCATTGCCAAGGGCGAAGTCATGCAACTGCTCAATTGCCATGATCCTGAAACCACCGAGGAGCGTTATATCGAGGTTATCCGCAATAAAACCGCCAAGCTGTTCCAGGCAGCGGCACAGCTTTCGGCCGTCGTCAGCGAGCAGAATCCACAGATCGAGCACGACATGGCGGCGTACGGCATGCATCTCGGTACGGCGTTTCAGCTGGTGGACGACGCACTCGACTATGGACGGGACAACCACGACCTGGGGAAAAACATCGGCGATGACCTCGCCGAAGGCAAACCCACCTTGCCACTTATCTATACCCTGCGGCAGGGGGATAATCGCCAGCGTGAGTTGATTCGCGCGGCCATCGAGGAAGGGGGGCTAGCCCAGATGGAGGAGGTCATGGACGCCATTGAATCAACAGGTTCCATCACGTACACTGCGCGCCGGGCTGAAGACGAGGCTGCCCGGGCCACGGCAGCCTTGACCGCCATACCGGATTCGCCCTACAAACAAGCGCTTCTCGATCTGGCTCAATTTTCCGTCCACCGCACTTATTAG
- a CDS encoding PP0621 family protein: MGQLLRIIIILIGLWLVLTIVKRALASRQKPPADKPSVAHMVVCTHCGVHVPDSEAIRDDNMIYCSEEHRKAAKKGHE; this comes from the coding sequence ATGGGACAGCTGTTGCGCATTATCATTATTCTGATCGGACTATGGCTAGTCCTGACAATCGTTAAGCGCGCCCTGGCTTCTCGCCAAAAACCACCCGCTGATAAACCCTCCGTAGCCCACATGGTCGTTTGCACGCATTGCGGGGTGCATGTGCCTGATTCCGAGGCTATCCGCGATGACAACATGATCTACTGTAGCGAGGAACACCGAAAAGCAGCGAAGAAAGGTCATGAGTAG
- the rpmA gene encoding 50S ribosomal protein L27, which translates to MAHKKAGGSSRNGRDSHSQRLGIKRYAGELVLAGNILVRQRGTEFYPGPHVGIGKDDTLFAKITGRVKYDVKGPRNRRTISIIPG; encoded by the coding sequence ATGGCACACAAAAAAGCAGGCGGCAGCTCACGCAACGGCAGAGATTCCCATTCGCAGCGCTTGGGTATTAAACGTTACGCGGGTGAATTGGTTCTGGCGGGCAATATTCTTGTGCGCCAGCGTGGCACCGAATTTTATCCTGGCCCCCATGTCGGTATTGGCAAGGACGACACACTGTTCGCCAAGATCACTGGCCGGGTAAAGTATGACGTCAAAGGGCCGCGGAATCGCAGAACGATAAGCATCATACCGGGCTGA
- a CDS encoding PAS domain-containing sensor histidine kinase: MESALPRAGQSQAEGRAAVDAQNWKLLKYFNFYRLAIALAASGMAITIGKYPPFGDAHPGLFLSTSVVFAIISLTAAFSIHYQKPDYDSQAALLSFADVTLLTIIMHASGGLTSGLGLMLVVAIAGTSLMLGKRLTIFYASLATIAVLLEHSWGMLTGGDPTDTEMLQGFPQVGLFGVGLYATAFFGYLLATRLRATEELAQSRGVDVANLTQLNELVIQRMQSGVVVCDPQGNIRLINQSAQKYLGIHNEAEKKSPLNEISPDLAIQLFQWLGNSAVNRGRKVFTSRVNYSLLPRFVSLGDDKNAVKLIFLEDMSILKQQAQQLKMAALARLTASIAHEIRNPLGALSNAAQLLGETMNTENDEEKRLVKIIDEQSKRMNVIVQNVTQLSRRDRINPVKLGLGPWLQEFLRQYGETVSVPRDAFVTHGIQGLSLCVDPDQLYQIVSNLCQNALRHSPPFTGTPLIKFQGSRDGEDRPTLDVIDWGAGVNPDIADNIFDPFFTTTPKGTGLGLYIARELCEGNGAALNYHPGEGGVGSRFRVSFVRAEDCAELGAL; this comes from the coding sequence ATGGAAAGCGCCCTTCCCCGCGCGGGGCAGAGCCAGGCAGAAGGCCGGGCCGCGGTAGACGCCCAGAACTGGAAGCTCCTTAAATACTTTAATTTTTACCGACTGGCGATTGCGCTGGCTGCATCAGGCATGGCCATTACGATCGGAAAATACCCGCCTTTCGGTGATGCCCACCCCGGCTTGTTTCTCAGCACGAGCGTGGTTTTCGCCATCATCAGTTTGACGGCGGCTTTTTCCATTCATTACCAGAAACCCGATTATGACAGCCAGGCAGCGCTGCTTTCCTTTGCCGATGTAACCTTGCTCACAATCATCATGCACGCCAGCGGCGGGTTGACCAGCGGCCTGGGGTTAATGTTGGTGGTCGCCATCGCCGGCACCAGTTTGATGCTCGGTAAACGTTTAACGATATTTTATGCCTCACTGGCCACCATCGCCGTGCTGCTGGAACACTCGTGGGGCATGCTGACCGGTGGCGACCCAACCGATACCGAGATGCTGCAAGGATTTCCGCAGGTAGGATTGTTTGGAGTTGGCCTCTATGCCACGGCCTTCTTCGGTTACTTGCTTGCCACCCGTCTGCGTGCCACGGAAGAACTGGCCCAGAGCCGCGGCGTGGACGTCGCCAACCTCACACAGCTCAACGAACTGGTCATCCAGCGCATGCAATCCGGCGTCGTCGTCTGCGATCCGCAGGGAAACATACGTTTGATCAATCAGTCCGCGCAGAAATATCTTGGCATTCACAACGAGGCCGAGAAAAAATCTCCGCTTAATGAGATATCACCGGATCTCGCTATCCAGCTGTTCCAGTGGCTGGGCAATAGCGCCGTCAATCGGGGGCGAAAAGTATTCACCTCACGCGTGAACTACTCCTTGCTGCCCCGTTTTGTGTCGCTGGGCGACGACAAAAACGCGGTCAAGCTTATTTTTCTCGAAGACATGTCGATCCTGAAACAGCAGGCCCAGCAGTTGAAAATGGCGGCTCTGGCGCGCCTGACCGCGAGCATCGCACACGAAATCCGCAACCCCCTAGGCGCGCTCTCCAATGCGGCGCAACTTCTCGGCGAGACCATGAATACCGAAAATGACGAGGAAAAAAGACTCGTCAAGATCATCGATGAACAAAGCAAGCGCATGAACGTCATCGTGCAGAATGTCACACAACTCAGCCGGCGTGACCGCATTAACCCGGTCAAGCTCGGTCTCGGCCCCTGGCTCCAGGAATTCCTGCGCCAATACGGCGAAACCGTATCCGTGCCGCGCGACGCTTTCGTTACGCACGGTATTCAAGGCTTGTCATTATGCGTGGACCCGGATCAGCTTTATCAGATCGTCTCCAATCTGTGCCAAAACGCCTTGCGTCACAGCCCGCCCTTTACCGGAACGCCTTTGATCAAATTCCAGGGCAGCCGCGACGGCGAGGATCGCCCCACCCTGGACGTCATTGATTGGGGTGCCGGCGTCAATCCCGATATCGCGGACAACATCTTTGACCCCTTCTTCACGACCACGCCGAAAGGAACGGGACTTGGCCTGTATATCGCGCGCGAGTTGTGCGAAGGCAATGGCGCCGCACTCAATTACCACCCCGGGGAAGGCGGCGTGGGCAGCCGCTTCCGGGTTTCATTTGTGCGCGCCGAAGATTGCGCCGAGCTGGGGGCGCTATGA
- a CDS encoding sigma-54 dependent transcriptional regulator: MNKPKNQILIVDDEPDIREVLELTLGRMNLETRSASNIDEARHLLEDYKFDLCLTDMRLPDGNGIELVRHIQEKHPYLPVAVITAFGNMETAVAALKAGAFDFVSKPLDLNDLRNIVRSALRVGQSQAVRTTTGEDIEPPDSGTGVRKMLGESVAIQKVRAMIERLARGQAPVYIAGESGTGKELAARLIHELGPRADKPFVPVNCGAIPESLMESEFFGHKKGSFTGAVADKDGLFKAADGGTLFLDEVGDLPLSMQVKLLRVIQEKSVRPVGAQIEIKVDVRVLSATHKNLHDLVAQGKFRQDLYYRLNVIELMLPPLRDRVEDISLLAEALSRKLADSMGMKSPGLTQDATEALQRYAFAGNVRELENILERALTLCNGTEINAQDLQLQIDADESEAETVMGSKESLDDYLERVERATIEKALAQTQQNKTAAAKLLGISFRALRYKLEKLGIE; encoded by the coding sequence ATGAATAAACCGAAAAACCAGATCCTGATCGTCGATGACGAACCGGACATTCGTGAGGTGCTCGAGCTGACGTTGGGGCGCATGAACCTCGAAACACGCTCGGCTTCGAATATCGACGAAGCGCGCCATTTACTGGAGGACTACAAATTCGATCTGTGCCTGACCGACATGCGCCTGCCGGACGGCAATGGCATCGAACTCGTGCGTCACATCCAGGAAAAGCATCCTTACCTGCCAGTGGCGGTCATCACCGCCTTCGGTAACATGGAAACCGCCGTGGCAGCACTCAAGGCCGGCGCTTTCGATTTCGTATCGAAACCCCTCGATCTTAACGATTTACGTAACATCGTCCGTTCTGCCCTGCGCGTGGGGCAGTCACAGGCGGTAAGAACAACCACCGGTGAAGACATTGAGCCACCGGATAGCGGGACCGGTGTCAGGAAAATGCTGGGCGAATCCGTGGCCATCCAGAAGGTGCGGGCCATGATCGAGCGGCTTGCCCGCGGGCAGGCACCGGTTTATATCGCCGGCGAATCCGGGACCGGCAAGGAACTCGCGGCACGACTGATTCACGAACTGGGTCCGCGCGCCGACAAGCCCTTTGTTCCGGTCAACTGTGGCGCAATACCCGAGAGCTTGATGGAAAGTGAATTCTTCGGCCACAAGAAAGGCAGCTTCACCGGAGCAGTAGCCGACAAGGATGGCCTGTTCAAGGCCGCCGACGGCGGCACGTTGTTCCTCGACGAAGTCGGCGACCTGCCGCTGTCCATGCAGGTAAAACTCTTGCGTGTAATACAGGAAAAATCCGTCCGCCCGGTCGGCGCCCAGATCGAAATCAAGGTGGATGTGCGGGTTCTCTCGGCCACCCACAAGAATCTGCACGACCTCGTGGCTCAGGGAAAATTCCGCCAGGACCTGTACTATCGGCTGAATGTTATCGAGCTCATGCTTCCGCCGCTGCGCGATCGCGTGGAAGATATTTCTCTGCTCGCGGAGGCGTTGAGCCGTAAGTTAGCTGACAGCATGGGAATGAAATCCCCCGGCCTGACTCAGGATGCCACGGAAGCTCTGCAACGCTATGCCTTTGCCGGCAACGTGCGCGAACTCGAAAACATCCTCGAACGGGCATTGACCCTGTGCAACGGCACGGAAATCAACGCCCAGGATTTGCAGCTCCAGATTGACGCAGATGAAAGTGAGGCGGAGACCGTCATGGGCAGCAAGGAATCGCTGGATGATTACCTGGAACGAGTAGAACGGGCCACGATTGAAAAGGCGCTGGCCCAAACCCAGCAGAACAAAACCGCCGCCGCCAAGCTGCTGGGGATCAGCTTCCGTGCTTTGCGCTACAAGCTGGAAAAACTCGGAATTGAATAA
- the murJ gene encoding murein biosynthesis integral membrane protein MurJ, translated as MSRKLLKSTAVTGGMTLLSRITGLIRDIFFASLIGAGTGVAADAFYVAFRIPNFLRRIFGEGAFSQSFVPVFAEYKTKYTADEAKVFVDHMAGILGTILFVVTLVGVIAAPILVMTLAPGFLDEPHKYNLTVQMLRITFPYIFFVSLVAMAAGILNTYGRFAAAAFTPVLLNLSLIGAAVWLAPRMAEPVLALAWGVFIAGIVQLLFQIPFLRRIRLLPRPRLRLRERHRGVSRVFRLMLPAIFGVSVAQINMLVNTLLASFLITGSVSWLYYSDRLMEFPLGVFGIALATVILPSLARRHASNSREEFSHLLDWGLRWVFLIAIPASVALVILSGPLLATFFYFGKFSVNDVHMSANALMAFSFGLLGFILIKVLAPGFYARQDTKTPMRIGVLSLVVNIILSLVLVIPLKHVGLALAISLAAFVNAGALFFTLRRQDVYRPSPGWIVFLTRVSLASIVMGAVLAWGAGDLDSWLRAPAWERATRLSTWVVTGAVVYLLTVTAFGVRLAQLLLKKGTGAKVDD; from the coding sequence GTGAGCCGCAAGCTCCTCAAATCCACGGCCGTCACCGGCGGTATGACTCTGCTGTCGAGGATTACCGGCCTTATTCGCGATATATTTTTTGCCAGCCTCATCGGCGCCGGCACCGGTGTGGCGGCCGATGCCTTCTACGTCGCTTTCCGCATTCCCAATTTCCTGCGCCGCATTTTCGGCGAGGGCGCATTTTCCCAAAGTTTTGTTCCGGTGTTCGCCGAATACAAGACCAAATACACGGCCGACGAGGCCAAGGTCTTCGTCGATCACATGGCGGGCATCCTGGGCACCATACTTTTTGTCGTCACGCTCGTTGGCGTGATCGCCGCCCCCATTCTAGTGATGACCCTCGCGCCCGGATTCCTCGACGAGCCGCATAAATACAATCTGACGGTTCAGATGCTGCGCATTACCTTCCCGTATATTTTCTTTGTCTCCCTGGTAGCGATGGCAGCGGGCATACTTAATACCTATGGTCGTTTCGCGGCGGCTGCTTTTACGCCGGTGTTGCTCAATCTATCGCTTATCGGCGCTGCCGTGTGGCTCGCCCCGCGCATGGCCGAGCCGGTCCTGGCGTTGGCCTGGGGCGTATTCATTGCCGGCATAGTGCAGTTGCTGTTTCAGATACCGTTTCTGCGGAGAATCCGGTTGCTGCCGCGCCCGCGTTTGCGGTTGCGTGAGCGGCACCGCGGCGTGTCACGCGTGTTCAGGCTGATGTTGCCGGCAATCTTTGGTGTCTCGGTGGCGCAAATCAACATGCTGGTAAATACGCTGCTGGCCTCGTTCCTGATCACCGGCAGTGTTTCGTGGCTGTATTATTCCGACCGGTTGATGGAATTTCCCTTGGGCGTGTTTGGTATCGCGCTGGCCACGGTGATCCTCCCCAGCCTGGCGCGCCGCCACGCCAGCAATTCGCGCGAGGAATTCTCTCATTTGCTTGATTGGGGCCTGCGCTGGGTATTCCTGATAGCGATTCCCGCGTCGGTCGCCCTTGTCATTCTGTCCGGTCCGTTGCTGGCGACATTCTTTTATTTCGGAAAGTTCAGCGTCAACGATGTCCACATGAGCGCCAACGCGCTTATGGCATTCTCTTTCGGTCTGCTGGGTTTTATTTTGATCAAGGTGCTGGCGCCGGGATTCTATGCGCGCCAGGATACGAAAACTCCCATGCGCATCGGTGTGCTTTCTCTGGTGGTCAACATTATCCTGAGCCTGGTGCTGGTAATTCCGTTGAAACACGTTGGATTGGCGTTGGCTATTTCACTGGCGGCGTTTGTCAATGCCGGTGCGCTTTTCTTCACACTGCGCCGACAAGACGTGTATCGCCCTTCTCCCGGATGGATTGTTTTTCTCACGCGTGTCAGCCTTGCCAGTATTGTAATGGGCGCTGTCCTCGCCTGGGGGGCAGGCGATCTTGATTCCTGGTTGCGGGCCCCGGCATGGGAGCGGGCCACGCGTTTGTCAACATGGGTAGTCACAGGCGCCGTAGTGTATTTATTGACCGTAACCGCTTTCGGAGTACGATTGGCACAGTTACTGCTTAAGAAGGGGACGGGGGCAAAAGTCGATGACTAG
- a CDS encoding pilin: MKKLQQGFTLIELMIVVAIIGILAAIAVPAYQDYTIRSRVSEAASLSSAAKTAVDVTFSEGVLLVSMPVTHSSMGLATAASYASKYVARVSMRASGVIVVSMTADRGLGTAASDIIMYEPSNRGGNLSWSVSAAGSTVPTKYRPKN, from the coding sequence ATGAAAAAGTTGCAACAGGGTTTTACTCTCATCGAACTGATGATCGTGGTCGCGATCATCGGTATTCTGGCAGCCATCGCGGTGCCGGCGTATCAGGATTATACGATCCGGTCGCGTGTATCGGAGGCCGCTTCGCTCTCGTCTGCCGCCAAGACCGCGGTCGACGTGACCTTCAGCGAAGGTGTACTGTTGGTCTCAATGCCCGTTACGCATTCGAGCATGGGCCTGGCGACAGCCGCCAGTTATGCGAGCAAGTACGTAGCCAGAGTCTCCATGCGGGCGAGCGGCGTGATCGTGGTCAGCATGACCGCCGACAGGGGGCTGGGCACCGCAGCGAGCGATATCATAATGTATGAACCGAGCAATCGTGGCGGTAACCTGTCGTGGTCCGTATCAGCCGCCGGCAGCACAGTACCAACCAAGTATCGTCCGAAAAACTAG
- the cgtA gene encoding Obg family GTPase CgtA, which yields MKFVDEATIRVEAGTGGNGALSFRREKFIPRGGPDGGDGGDGGSVYLVGQEGLNTLADFRHTRVFRAEKGGKGGGANCTGKSGKDLYIQVPLGTRVMDTEAEELIGEITCNGESLLVAHGGKGGLGNTRFKSSTNRAPRRTTPGKPGEHRELAFELQVLADVGLLGMPNAGKSTLLRAVSDARPKVADYPFTTLHPHLGVVRVGELRSFVMADIPGLIEGAAEGVGLGHQFLRHLSRTRILLHLVDMVPLEPGADPAVGIKTIEAELKKFSPQLAKRERWLVLNKMDLLPANEREQAANRLIKKLKWKRPVYRISAISGEGCRELSMGLMRQLEQTNKKTDKQNEK from the coding sequence ATGAAATTTGTTGATGAAGCTACCATTCGTGTCGAAGCCGGTACCGGCGGCAACGGCGCGCTCTCGTTTCGGCGTGAGAAGTTCATTCCGCGCGGTGGGCCGGACGGTGGCGATGGCGGCGATGGCGGGAGTGTTTATCTGGTCGGACAGGAAGGCCTCAATACGCTCGCCGATTTCCGGCATACCCGCGTGTTTCGCGCCGAGAAGGGGGGCAAGGGCGGCGGGGCCAATTGCACCGGAAAATCCGGTAAGGATCTTTATATACAGGTTCCTCTCGGAACGCGCGTGATGGATACGGAGGCCGAAGAGCTGATCGGCGAGATTACCTGCAACGGCGAGTCACTGCTCGTGGCCCACGGCGGCAAAGGCGGTCTCGGCAACACGCGATTCAAATCGAGCACGAATCGCGCCCCGCGACGCACCACGCCCGGCAAGCCTGGCGAACATCGCGAGCTGGCGTTTGAGTTACAGGTGTTGGCCGATGTCGGTCTGCTCGGAATGCCCAATGCCGGCAAGTCCACCTTGCTGCGGGCGGTGTCAGATGCGCGCCCCAAAGTGGCGGACTATCCTTTTACGACCCTGCATCCGCATCTGGGTGTGGTGCGCGTCGGCGAACTTCGCAGTTTCGTAATGGCCGATATCCCCGGACTGATCGAAGGCGCGGCCGAGGGCGTGGGGTTGGGGCATCAGTTTCTCCGGCATTTGTCGCGTACGCGCATTCTGTTGCATCTGGTGGACATGGTGCCGCTGGAGCCGGGTGCCGATCCGGCGGTGGGGATCAAGACCATCGAGGCAGAGCTCAAGAAATTCAGTCCACAACTCGCCAAGCGAGAGCGCTGGCTGGTGCTGAATAAAATGGATCTCCTTCCAGCGAATGAGCGCGAGCAGGCTGCTAACCGGCTCATTAAGAAGCTGAAATGGAAACGCCCGGTCTATAGAATCTCCGCCATCAGTGGTGAAGGCTGTCGTGAGCTGAGCATGGGTCTGATGCGGCAGCTGGAGCAGACCAACAAGAAAACAGACAAGCAGAACGAGAAATGA
- the rpsT gene encoding 30S ribosomal protein S20, protein MANTAQAKKRARQAEVHRARNAGQRTELRTQIKKVRTAVVAKDKSAAQQAFREATSVIDRLVGKGLVHKNAAARYKSGLNQKVRTLA, encoded by the coding sequence TTGGCCAATACAGCACAGGCAAAGAAGCGCGCACGTCAGGCCGAAGTGCATCGCGCGCGTAACGCCGGTCAACGTACCGAGCTGCGCACACAGATCAAGAAGGTCCGTACCGCCGTTGTCGCCAAGGACAAATCCGCGGCACAACAGGCCTTCCGTGAAGCGACTTCCGTCATCGACCGTCTGGTCGGCAAAGGTCTGGTTCACAAAAACGCCGCCGCACGCTACAAGAGCGGTCTCAATCAGAAAGTGCGCACGCTGGCGTAA
- a CDS encoding DUF2203 domain-containing protein, which produces MTSAAQIYQISACNNPRVFTLSEAEELFPLMWKITEEAYRELEPVRRALEAMVPSNPLVRNVEKQYEAVVRRWMGKMERLGLVVKGLWLADFDTGDGYICWKFPELRISHYHSYHEGFGGRRPLQDIIEELDPDWAHL; this is translated from the coding sequence ATGACTAGCGCAGCTCAGATATATCAGATTTCGGCCTGTAACAATCCGCGTGTGTTCACATTGTCGGAGGCTGAAGAGCTGTTTCCGTTGATGTGGAAAATCACCGAAGAAGCCTACCGCGAGTTGGAGCCCGTACGCCGCGCACTCGAGGCCATGGTGCCGAGCAATCCCCTGGTGCGCAATGTCGAAAAACAATATGAAGCAGTCGTCCGGCGCTGGATGGGAAAAATGGAGCGGCTCGGACTGGTGGTCAAGGGGTTGTGGCTGGCGGATTTCGACACCGGCGATGGCTATATCTGCTGGAAATTTCCGGAACTGCGCATTAGCCACTACCACAGCTACCACGAAGGTTTCGGTGGGCGTCGCCCGTTGCAGGACATCATCGAAGAACTCGACCCGGACTGGGCGCATCTGTAG
- the rplU gene encoding 50S ribosomal protein L21 has product MYAVIQNGGKQYRVAPGDIIRVEKLEVEAGQTVDLNPVLMVSDDQGDARVGNPVLAGASVTATVKSHGRADKIKVFKMRRRKHYRKTQGHRQYYTELEITGIK; this is encoded by the coding sequence ATGTACGCGGTCATTCAAAACGGCGGCAAGCAATACCGGGTCGCGCCCGGCGATATCATCCGGGTGGAAAAGCTGGAAGTCGAAGCAGGCCAGACCGTGGATCTTAATCCGGTTCTCATGGTGAGCGACGATCAGGGCGACGCGCGTGTTGGCAATCCGGTGTTGGCGGGCGCCAGCGTGACGGCCACGGTGAAGAGTCACGGACGGGCGGACAAGATCAAGGTGTTCAAGATGCGTCGGCGCAAGCACTATCGCAAGACCCAGGGACACCGCCAGTACTACACTGAGCTGGAAATAACCGGTATCAAGTAA